In a genomic window of Chryseobacterium sp. G0162:
- the mnmA gene encoding tRNA 2-thiouridine(34) synthase MnmA, whose translation MKVVVGLSGGVDSSVTAHLLQQQGHEVVALFMRNWNDASVTLEDECPWIEDSNDALMVAQKLGIPFQVIDMSELYKERIVDYMFDEYQKGRTPNPDVLCNREVKFDVFMKTAMSLGADKVATGHYARVDSTIDENGKEIFHLLAGKDNNKDQSYFLCQLSQDQLSKALFPIGELTKPQVREIAKEIGLVTADKKDSQGLCFIGKVSLPQFLQQQLKPNEGEIVEIFKDSPLFAEETPEFSNKEEELSFLSRKINYKKADGKVIGKHQGAQFFTIGQSRGLGIGGHKESCFIVSRDMENNIIFVGEGSHFPGLYKKALKIDNAELHWVREDMRLQNGESMEVMARFRYRQSLQKATLYQFENDFYVEFEEPQSAIAEGQFASWYIDEELIGSGVIS comes from the coding sequence ATGAAAGTAGTAGTAGGCCTCTCCGGAGGTGTAGATTCAAGTGTTACAGCACATTTGCTACAACAGCAAGGTCATGAAGTAGTGGCTTTGTTTATGAGAAACTGGAATGATGCTTCTGTAACATTAGAAGATGAATGTCCCTGGATTGAGGACAGTAATGATGCCCTTATGGTGGCACAAAAACTTGGAATTCCTTTCCAGGTGATTGATATGAGCGAGCTTTATAAGGAACGTATTGTAGATTATATGTTCGATGAATATCAAAAAGGAAGAACTCCGAATCCTGATGTTTTATGCAACAGAGAAGTTAAATTCGATGTTTTTATGAAAACGGCCATGTCTTTAGGTGCTGATAAGGTAGCTACAGGACATTATGCCAGAGTGGATTCTACTATTGATGAAAACGGAAAGGAAATCTTTCATCTTTTAGCAGGAAAAGATAACAATAAGGACCAGTCTTATTTCCTTTGCCAGCTAAGCCAGGATCAGTTGTCAAAAGCTTTATTCCCTATCGGAGAACTTACCAAACCTCAGGTAAGAGAGATCGCCAAAGAAATCGGGTTGGTTACCGCTGATAAAAAGGATTCTCAAGGGTTATGTTTCATCGGAAAAGTGAGTTTACCACAGTTTTTGCAACAGCAATTGAAACCGAATGAAGGAGAAATTGTAGAGATCTTCAAAGATTCCCCTTTATTTGCAGAAGAAACTCCTGAATTTTCTAATAAAGAAGAAGAACTTAGCTTCTTATCCAGAAAAATCAATTATAAAAAAGCTGACGGAAAGGTTATCGGAAAGCATCAGGGTGCTCAATTTTTCACGATCGGCCAAAGTAGAGGATTAGGAATTGGCGGACATAAAGAAAGTTGTTTCATCGTTTCAAGAGACATGGAAAACAATATTATTTTTGTGGGAGAAGGAAGTCATTTTCCAGGTCTTTACAAGAAGGCTTTAAAAATAGATAATGCTGAACTTCATTGGGTTCGTGAGGATATGAGACTTCAAAATGGAGAATCTATGGAGGTAATGGCCAGATTCAGATACAGACAGTCTTTACAAAAAGCGACTCTCTATCAGTTTGAAAACGATTTTTATGTTGAGTTTGAAGAACCACAATCTGCCATTGCTGAAGGGCAGTTCGCTTCATGGTATATTGATGAAGAACTGATTGGAAGTGGTGTAATTTCGTAA